Genomic DNA from Pseudomonadota bacterium:
ACATGCCGCCCGTCAAGGCAAAGCGCAAGGACGGCTCCGAGGTTGAACTTGCCGCCGACGCCTCCGGCCCACTGCTCGCACGGGTTTTCAAGACCACCTCCGACCCCGGGATCGGCGACATCTTCTACTTCAGGGTCTACTCGGGCGGCGTGAAATCGGGCGACGACGTCTACAACAGCACCGAGAGCGTCTCAGAGCGCATGGGTCACCTGCTGCAGATGCGAGGGAAGGATCGCACCGAGACGGACGAGGCGGCGGCAGGGGACATCGCGGCCGTGGCCAAGCTCAAGGGCACGAAGATCAACGATATCTTCTCGACGAAGAACGATGCGCTCTTCCTCGAGCCGATCGAGTTCCCCACCCCCGTGGTGCCCATGGCCGTGATCCCCAAGTCCAAGAAGGACCAGGACAAGCTCGGGATAGGGCTCTCCAAGCTCACTGAGATCGACCCCACATTCTTGTACCACATCGACAAGGAGTTCTCCGAGACGATAGTCACCGCCATGGGCGAGGTGCAGATCGACGTGATGATCAAGAGGCTCAAGGAGCGCTACGGGGTCGAGGTGGATCTCGGAAAGCCGCACATCCCGTACCGCGAGCGCATCACCAGGAAGTCGGAGAAGCAGGGCAAGCACAAGAAACAGTCGGGCGGCCACGGTCAGTACGGCGACTGCTGGCTGAGGCTCGAGCCGCTTTCCCCGGGCGGGGGATTCGAGTTCGTCGATGCGATAGTGGGCGGTTCCATCCCGGGCAAGTACGTCCCCGCGGTCGAGAAGGGCGTGCGCGAGTCGATGCAGAAGGGAACGCTCGCTGGATACCCGGTGGTGGACCTGCGCGTCACGGTCTACGACGGCTCGTACCACGACGTGGATTCGAGCGACATGTCGTTCCAGATCGCTGGCTCGCTCGCCTTCAAGAACGCCATGGCGGAGGCGGCGCCGCAGCTGCTCGAGCCCATCGTGGACCTCGAGGCCTACGCGCCGCAGGAGTACATGGGCGACCTCTCCAGCGACATCAGCCAGCGCCGCGGCCGGGTCAGCGGTATGGACTCGGGCGTCATCAGGGCGAAGGTGCCGGTGGCGGAGCTCTATCAGTATTCGGCCGCGCTCAAGTCCATAACCAGCGGCGCGGGCAGCTACACGATGAAGTTCTCCCACTACGAGCCGATACCTGCGCACATAGCGCAGAAGGTGATCGAAGAGACAAAGAGGGAGCGCGAGGAGCGCGAGAAGAAGTGAGGCGCGCTGATATGGATGATTGATTCAGAAGGGGCGCCCTTGCCGCCCCTTTTGTTTTCGAGAGGCGGGTTTATGTCCGGGACTGAGATCATCTACGGGGCGAATCCGGTGATTGAGGCGCTGCGCTCGGGGCTGAGGCGCTGCCACGAGGTGATGATCTCGCTCGGCCGAAAGGAGTCGATGGCCGCGAAGGTGGCCGGGGAGGCAGATGCGCGGAGGGTTCAAGTCAGCCATCTTGCGAAGCAGGAGCTCAGCCGCCTGTGCGGGACCGACAGGCACCAGGGGCTGGCCGCTCGAGTGGACCGCTATCCGTATGCGGAGCTCATCCCCTCGATAAGCAGGGCGATCGAGGACCCGAGAAAGGCCTTCATCCTCGCGCTCGACGGGGTCGCGGACCCGCAGAACCTCGGTTCCCTCATCAGGACCGCCCATCTCATGGGGGTGCACTGCCTCATACTGCCGCGCGACAATGCGGCCGGCATAACGCCCAGCGTGGTGAAGGCCTCGGCCGGGGCCACCGAGTATCTGCCCATCGTCCAGGTCACAAATCTCGCGAGGACGATAGAGTACCTCAAGGAGTCCGGGGTCTGGGTGACAGGTGTGGAGGGCGGCTCGGAAAAATCAATATATGATAGTAATTTCAAAGGATTAAACGTAGCGCTCGTCCTTGGCTCAGAGGGGGCTGGGATAAGGCGCCTGGTGAGAAAACTCTGTGATTTTCTTATATTTATTCCCATGGAAGGGAAGATTTCGTCATATAACGTCTCTGTGGCCGGGGCCCTTGCCATGGGGGAGGTTGCAAGGCAAAGGCGTTAAAACGTCTGCAAAAATCGTACCTGATCCCCTGATATTGGCTTGACAAGCAGGGCATACTCTCTATAGAAATCCGGAACTTTTGGGGATAACACCTGTTTGGCTGCCTGCTGAGCAGCTTCAGAGACGGGCTCGGGAAATTGTCTCCAGGAGAAAATTTTTTCGGCGCATGGGTCGCGTATGCGGCATTGTGCGCTCGTGTTCATTGAAATCGTGTTCATCTGTGCTCGTTTTTTATTTTCTATATCATCGGTCGGCGGATCGGTGGGAGCGCGGTTCATGCCGGACCTGTTTCCATGCCGACGTAGCTCAGTTGGTAGAGCTGCTGATTTGTAATCAGCAGGTCGCCGGTTCGAGTCCGGCCG
This window encodes:
- the fusA gene encoding elongation factor G translates to MKKFETKSIRNLALVGSKGVGKTTFTEGVLFTAKATTRMGRVAEGNSIIDYDPLEVERQQTISSKVVPFEWKGVKINLIDTPGYADFVGEAVGAINVADVAVFLIDSVNGVEIQTTLLNEYVKRAGAAKAFFINKADAERADVDAAFESIKEKIDPSAVMMQMPIGAGPNFKGVVDLLRMQAYQDGKAGEIPADLVAAAKEKRTALMEAVAESSEELLNKYLEVGELSEQELMSGIAKGVASGGLALVFLGSAHSGLALEAFLDTVAEDFPSPADMPPVKAKRKDGSEVELAADASGPLLARVFKTTSDPGIGDIFYFRVYSGGVKSGDDVYNSTESVSERMGHLLQMRGKDRTETDEAAAGDIAAVAKLKGTKINDIFSTKNDALFLEPIEFPTPVVPMAVIPKSKKDQDKLGIGLSKLTEIDPTFLYHIDKEFSETIVTAMGEVQIDVMIKRLKERYGVEVDLGKPHIPYRERITRKSEKQGKHKKQSGGHGQYGDCWLRLEPLSPGGGFEFVDAIVGGSIPGKYVPAVEKGVRESMQKGTLAGYPVVDLRVTVYDGSYHDVDSSDMSFQIAGSLAFKNAMAEAAPQLLEPIVDLEAYAPQEYMGDLSSDISQRRGRVSGMDSGVIRAKVPVAELYQYSAALKSITSGAGSYTMKFSHYEPIPAHIAQKVIEETKREREEREKK
- the rlmB gene encoding 23S rRNA (guanosine(2251)-2'-O)-methyltransferase RlmB, with translation MSGTEIIYGANPVIEALRSGLRRCHEVMISLGRKESMAAKVAGEADARRVQVSHLAKQELSRLCGTDRHQGLAARVDRYPYAELIPSISRAIEDPRKAFILALDGVADPQNLGSLIRTAHLMGVHCLILPRDNAAGITPSVVKASAGATEYLPIVQVTNLARTIEYLKESGVWVTGVEGGSEKSIYDSNFKGLNVALVLGSEGAGIRRLVRKLCDFLIFIPMEGKISSYNVSVAGALAMGEVARQRR